A stretch of the Papaver somniferum cultivar HN1 chromosome 6, ASM357369v1, whole genome shotgun sequence genome encodes the following:
- the LOC113291455 gene encoding uncharacterized protein LOC113291455, which translates to MKDIELDCVFCNHDCEYLKHIFFECPYAKTVYTLPPLVGLSHNNAANFCFANMYADWIAGISSNNDIEIMTTKCWLICKERCLRVFQSKSTTSVQLALEVQRHIAFWSPLKSPSDENIGQAVNSYSNPSSQTLHIGQGWTKPTPNQFKLNFDASWIDALNSAGYGLIFRADTGTSSQARAGTFHASSAEEEEDLSLLEAAKWAKSMNFNNFWVEGDCQRLILYAQGKASNIFWRNKALVEEAMKILHSCHHC; encoded by the coding sequence atgaaaGATATAGAATTGGACTGTGTTTTCTGTAATCATGACTGTGAATATCTTAAGCATATTTTCTTCGAGTGCCCATATGCAAAGACAGTATACACGTTACCTCCTCTAGTAGGTTTGAGTCATAATAATGCTGCTAATTTCTGTTTTGCAAATATGTATGCTGATTGGATTGCAGGGATAAGTTCAAATAATGATATAGAAATAATGacaaccaaatgttggttgaTTTGTAAGGAAAGATGCCTTAGGGTTTTCCAATCCAAATCTACCACAAGTGTTCAACTAGCCTTAGAAGTACAAAGACATATAGCTTTTTGGTCCCCTTTGAAATCACCTTCAGATGAAAATATAGGCCAAGCAGTCAATAGTTACTCTAACCCATCTTCACAGACACTTCACATAGGCCAGGGATGGACAAAACCGACTCCAAATCAATTTAAACTAAACTTTGATGCTTCATGGATTGATGCTTTAAACTCTGCTGGTTATGGTCTAATTTTTCGTGCTGATACAGGAACTTCTAGTCAAGCCAGAGCTGGGACCTTTCATGCTTCatctgcagaagaagaagaagatttgagtCTGCTGGAAGCAGCAAAGTGGGCTAAGAGTATGAATTTCAACAACTTCTGGGTGGAAGGTGACTGTCAGAGACTGATACTCTATGCTCAAGGCAAAGCAAGCAATATTTTTTGGAGGAACAAGGCACTAGTAGAAGAAGCAATGAAAATCTTGCATTCATGtcatcattgttag